In Bernardetia sp., the following proteins share a genomic window:
- a CDS encoding copper amine oxidase N-terminal domain-containing protein, producing MKFIKLNLSYIAFLLIIAVGFTSCQEDILEQVQELEQAAPSIDLGSSTHNNKHKEEIHTAASSTVRVLVNGNPLVWPNYKANPVNNNGYVMVYMRTIFERLGYSIQWIQSDPNRGGLSSVIATKPNRTIQIWVGDRWAKVNGSWVQASVAPYNNQGYVMVHSRFVAENSGAPTEWDQQTQSVQIYYYDELDYGFYFFDSQPGNNPTADAVGCQKYVSGVYNPFFDPTKPTIIYVHGNAPGSVASGSRENFLLSDGGLNVQSHNIWKAQGWNVAIFYWIQFADEGILNSAPPAGVETKIYDHTAHNGMRWRKSDGSLTTAGAPNASVRVLFAQKYLEIFNSNYSGAEIRVVGNSLGGNLTMAGLLRLERMGAPRMPSRVTLMDPFWTPLHDNTVTIGENQVTTAELAGLSAEVLANRGIAIEYFRTSLLGAGGLSSRVGRQAAVAHFGASFLGNNHFSKHTVPVRQYFHSRGVAAPLEVSRSNVFAPWVTTGNQAMSAATSNARIRQMMGANNHWNQVAGRGTASMVDDQYERRNGLW from the coding sequence ATGAAATTTATAAAATTAAATTTATCTTACATTGCATTTTTATTAATTATTGCAGTAGGATTTACTTCTTGTCAAGAAGATATTTTAGAGCAAGTTCAAGAGTTGGAACAAGCTGCTCCATCAATAGACTTAGGCTCTTCTACACATAATAATAAGCACAAAGAAGAAATACATACAGCAGCTTCTAGCACTGTAAGAGTTTTAGTCAATGGAAACCCACTTGTTTGGCCTAATTATAAAGCTAACCCTGTAAATAATAATGGCTATGTAATGGTATATATGCGTACCATTTTTGAACGCTTAGGTTATTCTATTCAATGGATTCAGAGCGACCCTAATCGTGGAGGACTTTCTAGTGTTATTGCTACCAAACCTAATAGAACTATCCAAATTTGGGTAGGTGATAGATGGGCAAAAGTAAATGGAAGCTGGGTACAAGCTTCCGTTGCTCCTTACAACAATCAAGGATATGTAATGGTACATTCTCGCTTTGTCGCTGAAAATTCTGGAGCACCCACAGAGTGGGATCAACAAACGCAATCGGTTCAGATTTATTATTATGATGAGCTAGACTATGGTTTTTATTTCTTTGATTCTCAGCCAGGTAATAATCCTACAGCAGATGCAGTGGGTTGTCAGAAGTATGTATCAGGAGTTTATAATCCTTTCTTTGACCCTACTAAGCCAACAATTATCTACGTACATGGAAATGCTCCAGGTAGTGTAGCCTCAGGAAGTAGAGAAAACTTTTTGCTAAGTGATGGTGGTTTGAATGTACAGAGCCATAATATTTGGAAAGCTCAAGGCTGGAATGTAGCTATTTTTTATTGGATTCAGTTTGCTGATGAAGGTATTTTGAACTCTGCTCCTCCAGCAGGTGTAGAAACAAAAATATATGACCATACAGCACATAATGGAATGAGGTGGAGAAAATCTGATGGTAGCCTTACTACAGCAGGTGCTCCTAATGCTTCTGTTCGTGTCTTATTTGCTCAAAAATATTTAGAGATATTCAATTCTAATTATTCTGGTGCTGAAATTCGTGTGGTAGGTAATTCTTTAGGAGGAAACCTTACTATGGCTGGGCTCTTACGCTTAGAGCGCATGGGAGCACCTCGTATGCCTTCTCGTGTTACTTTAATGGATCCATTTTGGACTCCTTTACATGACAACACAGTAACTATTGGAGAAAATCAAGTTACTACGGCAGAACTTGCAGGTCTTTCAGCAGAAGTATTAGCAAATAGAGGCATTGCTATTGAATATTTTCGTACTAGCTTATTAGGTGCTGGAGGACTTTCTTCAAGAGTTGGAAGACAAGCAGCAGTTGCTCACTTTGGAGCATCTTTTTTGGGAAATAATCACTTTAGCAAACATACAGTTCCTGTTCGTCAGTATTTCCACTCTCGTGGTGTCGCTGCTCCTTTAGAAGTTTCTCGTTCTAATGTATTTGCACCTTGGGTAACCACAGGAAACCAAGCTATGTCAGCAGCTACTTCAAATGCTAGAATTAGGCAAATGATGGGGGCAAATAATCATTGGAATCAAGTAGCAGGTAGAGGGACAGCATCAATGGTAGATGACCAATATGAACGTCGTAATGGACTATGGTAA
- a CDS encoding O-acetyl-ADP-ribose deacetylase: protein MAIKILLQNGDITKIPVDAIVNAANTSLLGGGGVDGAIHKAGGKEILEECIKIRNKQGGCKTGEAVYTTAGNLPAGYVIHTVGSVWQDGEHGERELLANCYSNCLKIAEELKIQSISFPNISTGVYKFPKEEAAEIALNTVKKFIEQNNNSTLEEIIFVCFDEENYKVYKRLMNLL, encoded by the coding sequence ATGGCAATCAAAATTTTATTACAAAACGGAGATATTACAAAGATACCAGTAGATGCTATCGTCAATGCAGCTAATACTTCCCTTTTAGGAGGTGGTGGAGTAGATGGTGCAATTCATAAAGCTGGAGGAAAAGAAATCTTGGAAGAGTGCATCAAAATCCGTAACAAACAAGGAGGTTGCAAAACAGGGGAAGCTGTTTATACCACAGCAGGAAATTTGCCTGCTGGCTATGTTATTCATACAGTTGGCTCAGTTTGGCAAGATGGAGAACATGGTGAAAGAGAGCTTTTAGCAAATTGTTATAGCAATTGTCTCAAAATAGCAGAAGAACTAAAAATACAATCGATTTCTTTTCCAAATATCAGTACAGGAGTATATAAATTTCCTAAAGAAGAAGCTGCCGAAATTGCATTGAATACTGTAAAGAAATTTATAGAACAAAATAACAATTCCACTTTAGAAGAAATTATTTTTGTTTGTTTTGATGAAGAAAATTACAAAGTCTATAAAAGGCTAATGAATTTGTTATAA